Within the Corynebacterium sp. sy039 genome, the region GAGGTCATCCATGCCACAAAAGATCGGCAAAAATGTGCGGTTACCATTAGTAATGGGTCTGGTAGTGGTGGGTATTCTTGGGCTTTCGTCTGCTTTGCCTACGATAGGTCTTTCAGCATGGATCTCGACGAGGGATGTATTTGGCCCGTGGCTGGTCACCGTGGTTGGACTCATCGATCTTACAGTCGATTTCTTCTTCATTCGACTTTTGAGCACCACCCTTGAAAAGCGCCCAGAACTGTGGAAAATTATCCACCGAGTCGGTGGAACATTGATGATTTTCGCTATCCTGGGAACCACAGTAGCTGTCAATACAAAAGAACACATCTTACAGCTGGCGATATTATTATTCTCTATGGTTTGTGCAACACTCGTCTTTTCCATCTCAGCAATGTTGGCTATGGAGATACAATTTGGATTCGGTGCTCAAGAAAACCGTGGTCGGATTGCGTCTTACACGCGACTCAGTTCCGCAGTAGCGATGACCATAGCTGCATGGTTAACGCCCGGGGTTTTCCTTGGAAACTGGATGACCGTTACCATCTTGACATTAACGGGGGTGGTGCTTTTCCTGCTTCCCAGTAAGCTGATTACCGCATGGACATCCCTTTCTGATTCGTCACACTAGGAGTTCTTCTTTGATTGTGGTTTGATATGTTGCGCTTTGCGCTGTTGAAAAAATATCTGAATGAAAGCAAAAGCAAGCAGTGCAAAGAAAACCCAATTGGAGTATTTGTTTATCTGGTCGATTACCTCAAGCACAGCTTCGCCATGCTGATAACCAAAAAACGCCATCGCAGAATTGGTGATGAGCTTGCCGACGAATATCGCTGTCAGTACCAGTAAAAAAGGTACATGGAATACGCCAAGTAGCATGAGCAAAAGAGTAATCGGAATAGGGAGAACCGGTACAAAGGCAATAAGACACAGTCCCAACATAATGACGATAGACCGGGTACGTTTTTCTTCAGAACTGAGCACCGCTAAGAATTTCTTTGCGATCATTGACCCAGAGGCAGACTGTTTGATGAAATTCATTCCCCAACGTTTGCCGGCAAAAAACCATACAGGCAAAAATTTAATACCAAACACTGAGCTCAGCACAATGGGAAACAGAAGGGAAGTGTGATTTTTTCCAGCCTCTGCACCAAGAATCGTTGCCGAAATATAACCGCCATGCGTCATAGCATAAATCCACGGGTGATTGATGAGCCAGACTTTTGCTGGTAAAAGCGCCAAACTATAGATGAGTGTGAAAGCCATAACACCTAGCAAAATGGCATCATATTTACTGAAGTTTTCCCATATTTGCTCTGGGCTATTAGCATTCTTGGACTCGTGTGGTGCCTCGTGTCCCTCGGTCATGGGCGATTCCTTTGCAGGTTATAGGGGCTTTGCGGTGCCATGTTTAGACACTAATCGTGCCCTTGATTCTAACAAACATCATTTGAGGCATGACACCAAAGCGCAAGAGCAGTCTTTATACTTCTTTATATTTGGCTGAAATATAAAGAAGTATAAATGGTATAAAGATAGTTATGCAGACGAGTCCTTATACCCCTGGAACCATTGCTCACGATATTATCGGTCGCGATTCACAGATTGAACAGATCCAACAACAGTTGGCTTTACTGGCTACATTTCCTCGTTTCATGGGACGCATCGAGGTATATGTTGGTTCTCGTGGAGTGGGGAAGACATCACTTCTGCGTCGCGCGCAGCACTACGCAGAAGAATTAGGATTTCACACTGTATGGGTAACAGCAGGTGATAGCCCATTTATTGCAGAGGTGATTGCCTCATTGCAGAAATATATGCACGGATGGACGTCGCAAGCGGCAAAAGCTCTGAAAGTAATGTTGCAGTCTTTATCCGTTTCTATCGCAGGTATATCTTTTCACGGGGCTGGGGTAGGCGAGGAGACAAAGTCAGCTCATAATGTTGATGGCATTGCAACTGGTGGCTTGGGGAGGCAGCTGCAGGAGGTTTTAGAAAAAGCCTCAGAAGCAGCTAAAGCCCAGAAGAAAAAAGGATTAGCAATTTTTATCGACGAGATCCAGGCGGCTGATACTCAAGGGCTGCGTGCTTTTGCTTATGCCTGGCAGCATATGCAGTCTGAAGCCAAAGAGTTACCGATGATCGCTATGACTGCTGGTTTGTCGCACACACAAGATGTAATTACTGATGCAGTGAGTTTTGCAGAGCGATTCCGATACGTTCATTTAGATAATCTTTCCGCGGAAGATTCTAGGGAAGTGATTGAACGCCTAGCGATGAACAAAAATGTGCGTTGGGAAGAGCAAGCTGTGGCGAAAGCACTTAGCCATGCAGGCGGCTACCCCTATTTTCTCCAGCTTATCGGTGATTTAGCGTGGGAATATGCTGGAAATCCTGATCCAGGCGCAATGGTGCTTGAGACTCATGTCGATAAAGCACTCGTTGATTTTCAGACTTCTCGTGACGCATTTTTCCGAGCACGATGGATGAAAGCATCGGAAAAAGAAATAGAGCTTATGATCGCCATTGCCTCTCATAAACAGCAGCCAGTAAAGCGCTCCGACGTGGCTGCACAACTTGGCGTGCCAACGTCTGCAATTAGTATGGCTAGGCGTTCGCTCATGGATAAAGGTCTTATTGAATCCACAGCTCATGGGTATATGGAGTTTACTGCGCCTGGTTTTGCCCAGTACATCAGAACGATGGCAGGCACAGAGTAACACTCTTTATACTTCTTTATATTTGGCTGAAATATAAAGAAGTATAAAAGCCATTCAGTCGCAAAAATCCACCTACTGCATATTGTGGTGCGCACAGCACACAGCGCATAGTAGGTGGATTAGTGCTTTATGAGATTAAAACTCGGTTTAGGTTAAGCCTGGTAACGCTCAATAGCCTCAGCATGGATTTTTTCTGCTTCTGCTTTATCACCCCAGCCAGAACCAGTCACTTCCTTATTAGGCTCAAGATCCTTGTAGTGCACAAAGAAGTGCTCGATCTCATCTTTAAGGAATTGGCTGACATCGGAAATATCCTGGAGGTGCTCCCAGCGAGGATCGTCGATAACGCATAGGAGTTTATCGTCGCCACCTGCTTCATCAGTCATCTTGAATACGCCAAGTGGTCGAGCCTTAACGATAACACCTGGGAAAACTGGTTCCGGAAGAATGACCAGTGCGTCGAGTGGATCGCCATCTTCACCGAGAGTGTGATCAATGAACCCATAGTCGAGTGGGTATGCCATAGGGGTAAAGAGATAACGGTCGAGGTACACTTTTCCGCTCTCGTGGTCTACTTCGTATTTATTGCGAGATCCCTTTGGAATCTCAACAGTGATCTCAAGGCTCATGCGAACTCCTTCAATAACTTTTAATGAATACCACCAAAGATAATAGTCTATCTAGTTTGTCGTTTCATGCCCCAGTTTTGTGCAGAACACGTTACTCTTGTGATGATGAGCGGGATCAAAAGCACAAAGAAATGGTGGATGGCGACAGGTCTAACAACCGTATTGGTAGCCGGAGGGCTTGGCGCCGGTGCGCTCTATAATCACAATCTCCGCTTATATCATGACCCTGCTCCCACAGCGGCACCACCTGCCCGTGCTGCTACTACCTGGGATAATAACGCGCAAATAGTAGTGGATAACGCAGCTTTGACTGCCAAAGTAGAACAATTATTAGCAGATCCAGCGCTAGGGATTTCTGGGGCGTATATCGTCGATACTGCAACTAATGAGTCGCTTATCAATAAAGATGCTGGTACCGCATTGCGTCCTGCATCCTCCACAAAAGTGCTCACTGCTGCAGCAAGTTTATTAGAGAAAAACATCACAGATACACTTACGACGAACGTCTATCGCATTGATAATGCAACCGTTGTTATCAAAGCAAGTGGTGACGTCTGGTTTAACGCCCAGCGCGTCGACCAGCTAGCTGCAGATATTGTTGCTGCTGTGCCAGAGGTAGATACGGTGCTGGTGGATACATCGGTATGGCAAGCACCGGCTTTTGCTCAGAGTTGGGATCCGGTAGATATAGACGCTGGCTATATCGCCCCAATGGAACCAATAATGCTGTATGGTGCCAGGATTGATGCCACCGAGGGAGACGTACCGCGAAGCCATAGCCCCGCACTCGACGTAGCTGCTGCCATTGCTCAACGTGTCGGGGCGACGCATTATGACATTGCTGGTGACTATAGCGTGGCAGCCGAGCAGCCCATAGCAAGCAGTCAATCGCCGACACTGGAGTGGCGGCTTACCCAGATGATGACCAACTCAGACAATGTGATGGCGGAGGCAATCGCTCGAGAATTAGATCCGCAGAACCCGGCACAACATACTCTTGATGTGCTAAAAAACGCTGGTTTTAACACTGAAGAAGTAGCACTATTTGATAATTCTGGGTTATCTGACCGCAATCGGATTACACCACAATTATTGGGTGAGATTATGGCTGCCGCAGTACACGCAGACCAATCAGCTAATACAGCGCAGTTGAGTGCGTTAATTAGCACTCTGCCAGTTGCCGGTGGCACAGGTACATTAGCTACACGGTATAACGAACAAGCAGGTCGGGGCTGGGTGCGCGCCAAAACTGGTACGCTGAGTGCTACTTCTGCTTTAGCTGGTGTAGTACCCAGTGATAATGGACATATTTATGCTTTTGGGATTATCTCAAATGATTCAGATATTCAAGCTGCTAGGGGAGCGCTAGACCTGGTGGCCTCAGCATTAAAGCAAGGGTAACACCGCGTATGGTTACTCCATTTTGGCCACGCAAGTCTCCACATTTCCTTCGATTACGTCGTGCTGTACGTGCAGTTGCTGGGGATCCTGTGATCGGTTTATCTGGGGGTGCAGATTCTTTAGCACTTGTTGCCGCTGCTATTGCCGAGAATCGATGCGTTCATGCAGTCATTATTGATCACGCTTTGCAGCCTGGTTCTGCCGAAATCGCTCGACGCAGTGCCGAACGCGCAGCACATCTTGGTGCTACAACACAGATCATCACGGTAACAGTACCGCAGGGAAATATCGAGGCAATGGCACGGAAAGTGCGTTATGCAGCTTTGCACGAGATAGCACGCCAGTACGGCAGAGCGCTATGGGTAGGGCACACGATGGATGATCAGGCAGAAACTTTCTTATTATCTGCATTGCGTGGTCATGCAACTGGCATGGTGATTGATAAAGAAAATGAGAATCTTAAGCGTCCATTCTTACAGGTAAGGCGCCAAGATACTCGCATGGCCTGCCAAGAACTCGGACTTGAGTATTGGGATGATCCAATGAATGACGATACTCGATTCCTACGCGTTGCTCTGCGCACAGAAATTTTGCCTCATATCGCCCAGTACACCCATAGTGATCCGGTGATTGCTTTTGCTCAAGCTGCTGAGAATATAGCAGCTCAGCAGCATTATATTGATAGCGCTGCTGGTGCAGCAGATGGCCTAAAGAGTCTTGCTATTGCTGAATTGGCAGCATTGGATCAGGCAGTGCGTCGACAGCGAATTATTGCATTTTTGCATGAGCATGAGACAAAGGTTACGGCTGCTGCTACCACGGCGATTGAGCAGCTTATTATCAATTGGCATGGACAAGGTGGGGTAGCAGTTGGTGGAAATAAGCAGTACAGGTTGGAAGTCGTGCGCAAAAATGGCAAACTTTTGATAGAACAAAAATTTAATGGAACGAAAAGCCAACAATAGGGCAACAATAGGGAAGGCGCAGTAGCTCATGCATGACAAGAAGAACTTTGATGTTCCAGCACATCGCTATGGTGATGACGTGGAAGCAGTGCTCATTACTGAAGAAGAACTGCAAACACGTATCCAACAACTTGCTGATAAAGTTTCCGAAAAATATAAGGACGCTGAAGACGATCTAGTCTTAGTATGTATCCTCAAAGGTGCTGTGTTTTTCATTACTGACTTTGCACGTGCATTGTCTATCCCCTCACAGTGCGAGTTCATGGCAGTAAGTTCCTATGGAAACTCTGTTTCTTCCTCTGGCGTCGTGCGTATTCTCAAAGATCTCGATCGTGATATTGAAGGGCGCGATGTGCTCATCGTCGAAGATATTATCGACTCTGGTCTTACCCTGTCATGGCTGATTCGCAATCTGAAGAACCGCAAACCAAAGTCGCTAGAAATTGTGAGTTTGTTGCGTAAACCAGAGGCGGTAACTGCCAAAGTAGATTTGCTCGATGTGGGCTTTGACATTCCTAATGAGTTCGTGATCGGCTATGGTCTTGACTTCGCAGAGCGCTACCGTGACCTGCCATTCGTGGGTACCCTGCACCCACGACTCTACCCAGAGGCATAATACTCATAAACCAGCTTATCGACGCCCGGAGAGAAAATTTTTTCTTCGGGAACGTTTTTCTATTGTCGATACGTTAGAGATACATAAGCCTTTGCGCCTTTTGCGCTTGGGTGCCTAATAAACTTTAAGTCTAAGAGCCAAAACTGAGAAAGGACGCCTCGCGTTAGTCGCGCTGGTGCAATACTGCATGAAAAAAAATAAGATAATTCGATTTGGTGCAATCGCAGCTCTTATCCTGGTTGGTCTTTATCTCATTACCCTATTTAGCAGTGACACTAGAGGGTACAAAGAGGTAGACACCTCGGTGGCGATTACCCAATTAGACAAAAACAATGTTGCT harbors:
- a CDS encoding ATP-binding protein, yielding MQTSPYTPGTIAHDIIGRDSQIEQIQQQLALLATFPRFMGRIEVYVGSRGVGKTSLLRRAQHYAEELGFHTVWVTAGDSPFIAEVIASLQKYMHGWTSQAAKALKVMLQSLSVSIAGISFHGAGVGEETKSAHNVDGIATGGLGRQLQEVLEKASEAAKAQKKKGLAIFIDEIQAADTQGLRAFAYAWQHMQSEAKELPMIAMTAGLSHTQDVITDAVSFAERFRYVHLDNLSAEDSREVIERLAMNKNVRWEEQAVAKALSHAGGYPYFLQLIGDLAWEYAGNPDPGAMVLETHVDKALVDFQTSRDAFFRARWMKASEKEIELMIAIASHKQQPVKRSDVAAQLGVPTSAISMARRSLMDKGLIESTAHGYMEFTAPGFAQYIRTMAGTE
- a CDS encoding inorganic diphosphatase, yielding MSLEITVEIPKGSRNKYEVDHESGKVYLDRYLFTPMAYPLDYGFIDHTLGEDGDPLDALVILPEPVFPGVIVKARPLGVFKMTDEAGGDDKLLCVIDDPRWEHLQDISDVSQFLKDEIEHFFVHYKDLEPNKEVTGSGWGDKAEAEKIHAEAIERYQA
- the dacB gene encoding D-alanyl-D-alanine carboxypeptidase/D-alanyl-D-alanine-endopeptidase, translated to MPQFCAEHVTLVMMSGIKSTKKWWMATGLTTVLVAGGLGAGALYNHNLRLYHDPAPTAAPPARAATTWDNNAQIVVDNAALTAKVEQLLADPALGISGAYIVDTATNESLINKDAGTALRPASSTKVLTAAASLLEKNITDTLTTNVYRIDNATVVIKASGDVWFNAQRVDQLAADIVAAVPEVDTVLVDTSVWQAPAFAQSWDPVDIDAGYIAPMEPIMLYGARIDATEGDVPRSHSPALDVAAAIAQRVGATHYDIAGDYSVAAEQPIASSQSPTLEWRLTQMMTNSDNVMAEAIARELDPQNPAQHTLDVLKNAGFNTEEVALFDNSGLSDRNRITPQLLGEIMAAAVHADQSANTAQLSALISTLPVAGGTGTLATRYNEQAGRGWVRAKTGTLSATSALAGVVPSDNGHIYAFGIISNDSDIQAARGALDLVASALKQG
- the tilS gene encoding tRNA lysidine(34) synthetase TilS; amino-acid sequence: MVTPFWPRKSPHFLRLRRAVRAVAGDPVIGLSGGADSLALVAAAIAENRCVHAVIIDHALQPGSAEIARRSAERAAHLGATTQIITVTVPQGNIEAMARKVRYAALHEIARQYGRALWVGHTMDDQAETFLLSALRGHATGMVIDKENENLKRPFLQVRRQDTRMACQELGLEYWDDPMNDDTRFLRVALRTEILPHIAQYTHSDPVIAFAQAAENIAAQQHYIDSAAGAADGLKSLAIAELAALDQAVRRQRIIAFLHEHETKVTAAATTAIEQLIINWHGQGGVAVGGNKQYRLEVVRKNGKLLIEQKFNGTKSQQ
- the hpt gene encoding hypoxanthine phosphoribosyltransferase — translated: MHDKKNFDVPAHRYGDDVEAVLITEEELQTRIQQLADKVSEKYKDAEDDLVLVCILKGAVFFITDFARALSIPSQCEFMAVSSYGNSVSSSGVVRILKDLDRDIEGRDVLIVEDIIDSGLTLSWLIRNLKNRKPKSLEIVSLLRKPEAVTAKVDLLDVGFDIPNEFVIGYGLDFAERYRDLPFVGTLHPRLYPEA